The Vicia villosa cultivar HV-30 ecotype Madison, WI unplaced genomic scaffold, Vvil1.0 ctg.003645F_1_1, whole genome shotgun sequence genome has a segment encoding these proteins:
- the LOC131641303 gene encoding protein MAIN-LIKE 1-like gives MVNHARKIFSLFKPAAEWFNDHVRGSGLSGLCMTGYTAISTGMQGAFVERWHKETSSFHLPVGEMTITLHDVQCLLHLPIRGPLLTHSKIQRVEAIEWMTLYLGMEHEVAHFECVTTSGPHVRFTTLSTYFDHHLDAAAEAEGVGNELFTEYHRGCALWCWYMHVVGAACFVDKSVRYVDVTYLRYFMDLDTVHQWNWGAATLAYLYQKLNEASN, from the coding sequence atggtgaaccacgcccgcaagattttcagtctgtttaaaccagcagctgagtggtttaacgaccatgtgcgaggttcagggctcagcgggctctgcatgacggggtacaccgccatcagcaccggcatgcagggggcatttgtggagcgctggcacaaggagacgtcctctttccacttgccggttggggagatgacgatcactttgcatgacgtgcagtgtcttctccaccttccgattagggggccgctgttgacccactccaagatccagagggtggaggccattgagtggatgacgctctacttgggcatggagcacgaggttgctcactttgagtgcgtcacgacttctgggcctcatgtccggttcaccacactgagcacttattttgaccaccatctggacgcggctgccgaggctgagggtgtgggtaacgagctgttcacagagtatcaccgcggctgcgctctctggtgctggtacatgcatgtggtaggcgctgcatgctttgtggacaagagtgtcaggtacgtcgacgtgacatacctccgctacttcatggacctggataccgttcaccagtggaactggggggcagctactctggcatacctctaccagaagctgaatgaggcctccaactag